Proteins co-encoded in one Leptospira inadai serovar Lyme str. 10 genomic window:
- a CDS encoding TetR/AcrR family transcriptional regulator yields the protein MKKKIRTPTQNRSRERVELILRTARDLIGRRGIDSVSMREIAQAAGVQIGSLYQYFPGKNQLLLTIMQEYYDRLYEGTKSLLERVRTISELEIAAEKALKQYMQLFQTDPALANIWAGLRAVPELGIEDDKDTYRNAELMVKTAMRCFTGLRESELRPFALYFSYSIGSITRLAAETNNEHSRGVIRECKEVLHLRLEAFQKLSETRKPAKTRKANI from the coding sequence ATGAAAAAGAAAATTCGTACGCCTACACAAAACAGAAGTAGAGAACGAGTCGAACTAATTTTACGTACTGCGCGGGATCTCATCGGCAGACGAGGCATAGATTCCGTGAGCATGAGAGAAATTGCTCAAGCTGCAGGAGTTCAGATCGGCTCCTTATACCAGTATTTTCCCGGAAAGAATCAGCTCTTACTTACGATTATGCAGGAATATTATGATCGATTGTACGAAGGCACAAAATCTCTTTTAGAGCGAGTACGAACTATTTCCGAATTAGAAATAGCGGCGGAAAAGGCCCTCAAGCAATATATGCAACTTTTTCAAACCGATCCTGCCCTAGCGAATATATGGGCCGGCTTACGAGCAGTCCCCGAATTGGGAATTGAGGATGATAAGGACACGTATAGAAATGCCGAATTAATGGTAAAAACCGCAATGCGTTGTTTTACAGGATTGCGCGAATCCGAGCTTCGTCCATTCGCACTCTATTTCAGCTACTCGATAGGTTCTATAACTCGCCTTGCAGCCGAAACAAATAACGAGCACAGTAGAGGAGTAATTCGAGAATGCAAGGAAGTACTACACCTACGCTTGGAAGCCTTTCAAAAACTCTCCGAGACGCGTAAACCGGCTAAGACCAGGAAAGCGAATATCTAG
- a CDS encoding NAD-dependent epimerase/dehydratase family protein, translating into MKKLVVGGTGFIGSSIVRELLKSGEDVRVLLMKDRPIRGNLDELDVEKVYGDIRHGDSIKKALNGCDTLYLAAAYNGHWAPDPKTFYEINVEGTKKALLAALELGVKKVVYTSSNNAVAASGPVPANEERTFNSWESKDHYTMSKYIAENEARILAMKGLPIVIVNPTLVIGANDSKPSPSGRTILDIIERKMPGYIDGGLNIVDVEDVARGHILAAKKGKVGERYLLGNKNITVRDYLNLIAGIAGVKPPSMKFPFRLALTLGRLFEFGSSITKRPPLVTVSEVRIAKMMEWYDCSKAVKELGLPQTPIEVTVKKTINWFRENGYTEK; encoded by the coding sequence ATGAAAAAATTAGTAGTCGGTGGGACGGGATTTATAGGGTCTTCGATTGTAAGGGAGCTACTCAAGAGCGGAGAAGACGTAAGGGTTCTTCTTATGAAAGACCGTCCGATTCGCGGTAATCTAGACGAGCTCGATGTGGAGAAAGTTTACGGCGATATTCGCCACGGGGATTCCATAAAGAAAGCTTTAAACGGTTGTGATACCCTATATTTGGCCGCCGCGTATAACGGGCATTGGGCCCCGGACCCCAAAACGTTTTATGAGATCAATGTGGAAGGAACAAAAAAGGCGCTTCTGGCCGCTCTCGAACTAGGGGTGAAGAAGGTCGTTTATACTAGCTCCAATAACGCGGTCGCCGCCAGCGGGCCCGTGCCGGCAAACGAAGAGCGAACCTTTAATTCTTGGGAATCGAAGGATCATTATACTATGTCCAAATACATCGCGGAAAACGAGGCAAGAATTCTCGCCATGAAGGGTCTTCCGATCGTTATCGTAAATCCTACTCTGGTAATCGGTGCGAACGATAGCAAGCCCTCTCCGTCCGGGAGAACGATTCTCGACATTATCGAGAGGAAAATGCCGGGGTACATTGACGGCGGATTGAATATTGTCGACGTAGAGGACGTTGCCCGCGGTCATATTCTCGCCGCTAAAAAGGGGAAGGTTGGCGAAAGATATTTATTAGGAAATAAGAATATAACGGTTCGTGATTATTTAAATCTAATTGCGGGTATTGCCGGAGTAAAGCCGCCTTCCATGAAGTTTCCGTTTAGGTTAGCGCTGACTCTTGGGCGTCTCTTCGAATTCGGTTCCTCGATAACGAAAAGACCTCCTTTAGTTACCGTCAGTGAAGTGAGAATCGCCAAAATGATGGAATGGTATGATTGCTCCAAGGCGGTGAAAGAGCTCGGTTTACCCCAAACCCCGATCGAAGTTACGGTCAAAAAAACTATAAACTGGTTCAGGGAAAATGGATATACCGAGAAGTAA
- a CDS encoding SpoIIE family protein phosphatase, with amino-acid sequence MKAKKIKVIPKLLSGLSHSGSFLLGPAEQFEMKHRVLNGTLLSGIFAMCIGIGSEFFREGFETGGLVALCVAFVFSLLFYYLARFKKHFRWLVAPTFIIGGATTYLQIHYSGGIVSANIMVMIPLLILYMLILGQKFDWMAILLFVAALFGINFVQQVHPNWFSDYSSPLARNEDFLVTSIAVLTVTGFMLRTLNRSYEDAIEEVRRLKDQQDGDYFLTSLLIQPLAGIRIRSKTLQLRSYIRQKKIFTFKDKAHELGGDICVADRILLRGRNYCVFANGDAMGKSMQGAGGVLVFGTALHALIERTHREGILSGYFPERWLRTTLNELNKVFEGFDGSMSMSLMLGLVDEENGFLYYINAEHPFPIRLRGGSAAFLSEQATNFKLGLLREKARIETCWIRPGDTIIIGSDGKDDISIGYDDSETRIINEDHTAILNLVEKSEGDLERLGNFLHEAGELTDDLSLLSIKFYPKETADEIGKAPDLIEALRLLEKNESSEALTFLKRIIEQSPSDKAAWNLLYRVYSQMGLAADAGQAAENYSTIQPSNLQMIFNGAIQYAKAGLIERSIDMAERVYSRKPEVIPVLKLLVRLYKKSKRMQRAQEYQDEISRLQARAMNG; translated from the coding sequence ATGAAAGCGAAAAAGATCAAAGTAATCCCTAAACTATTGTCCGGCCTATCTCATTCCGGTTCCTTCCTACTCGGACCGGCGGAACAATTCGAAATGAAGCACCGAGTTTTGAACGGAACTCTTTTGTCGGGGATCTTTGCGATGTGCATCGGTATCGGCTCCGAGTTTTTTCGAGAAGGGTTCGAGACGGGAGGACTCGTGGCATTATGCGTTGCATTCGTTTTCTCCCTCCTATTTTACTATCTGGCCCGATTCAAGAAGCACTTTAGATGGTTAGTAGCTCCCACCTTTATCATCGGCGGAGCAACAACATACCTGCAGATTCATTATAGCGGGGGAATCGTAAGCGCGAATATAATGGTGATGATTCCATTACTGATTCTTTATATGCTCATCCTCGGGCAGAAATTCGATTGGATGGCGATATTACTTTTCGTCGCGGCTCTTTTCGGAATCAATTTTGTGCAGCAAGTGCATCCTAATTGGTTTTCCGACTATTCCAGCCCGCTTGCCCGTAACGAAGATTTTCTGGTTACGAGTATTGCAGTTCTGACCGTAACGGGTTTTATGTTGCGCACATTGAATCGTTCATACGAGGACGCCATAGAAGAGGTTCGTCGTCTCAAGGATCAGCAGGACGGCGACTATTTTTTGACTTCGCTTTTAATTCAGCCGTTAGCCGGTATTCGAATTCGATCGAAAACTCTTCAATTGCGTTCGTACATCAGACAGAAAAAGATTTTTACCTTTAAGGACAAAGCGCATGAACTCGGAGGCGATATCTGCGTGGCGGACCGAATCCTTCTCCGGGGGCGCAATTATTGCGTCTTTGCAAACGGCGACGCAATGGGGAAGTCGATGCAGGGAGCCGGAGGAGTTCTGGTATTCGGCACGGCCTTGCATGCTTTAATCGAAAGAACTCATCGCGAAGGAATTCTTTCGGGATATTTTCCCGAACGTTGGTTACGAACTACGCTGAACGAGCTCAATAAGGTTTTTGAGGGATTCGACGGTTCTATGTCGATGTCGCTGATGTTAGGTCTTGTGGACGAAGAAAACGGATTTCTTTATTACATAAACGCCGAACATCCGTTTCCGATTCGGCTGCGCGGTGGGAGCGCCGCATTTCTTTCGGAACAAGCCACGAATTTCAAACTCGGATTGCTCAGAGAAAAGGCGAGGATCGAAACCTGCTGGATTCGACCAGGAGATACCATCATTATCGGTTCCGACGGTAAGGATGATATCTCGATCGGATATGACGATTCGGAAACGAGGATAATAAACGAAGATCATACCGCGATTTTAAATCTGGTCGAAAAGAGCGAAGGGGATCTGGAGCGACTCGGGAACTTTCTCCATGAAGCCGGAGAGCTTACGGACGATCTCTCCCTACTGAGTATAAAATTTTATCCTAAGGAAACCGCCGATGAAATCGGCAAGGCGCCCGATCTCATCGAAGCGCTACGGCTTCTGGAGAAGAATGAATCTTCCGAGGCTCTTACGTTTTTGAAACGAATCATAGAGCAAAGTCCGTCAGACAAGGCCGCCTGGAATTTACTTTATCGGGTTTATAGCCAAATGGGCTTGGCGGCGGATGCGGGTCAAGCGGCCGAAAACTACTCTACTATTCAACCTTCCAATTTACAGATGATTTTCAACGGCGCCATTCAATACGCTAAGGCCGGCCTGATCGAGAGATCGATCGATATGGCGGAAAGGGTCTATAGCCGAAAACCCGAGGTGATTCCCGTCTTGAAACTGTTAGTGCGTCTTTACAAAAAATCCAAACGTATGCAGAGGGCTCAGGAATACCAGGATGAGATCTCGCGATTGCAAGCGAGAGCGATGAACGGTTAG
- a CDS encoding SDR family oxidoreductase, whose protein sequence is MKKLVTGAAGFIGSAIVRELLKEGHEVKVLIRKSTNPKGLEGLDVEVAYGDICDGDSMRSALKGCDTLYQTAAFFAHWTLDKKLPYEVNVEGTKTSMRAALDAGVEKVIYTSTGNTIGAHGEIPANETAEFNHWKSGDHYSISKYLGEVEALKFVSMGLPIVVVNPTLVIGAGDVKPTTSGQMIIDVVQGAMPGYIDGGTNVIDVSDVAKGHLLAAKKGRVGERYLLGNENLTLSEYFGLIAEIAGVKPPRIKIPYYVALGMGYIFELGAAITKKHPIATASEIRIGKSKEFFDCSKAVRELGLPQTSVRIAIQNAIDWFKENGYLKK, encoded by the coding sequence ATGAAAAAGCTAGTCACGGGAGCTGCCGGTTTCATCGGTTCCGCTATAGTTCGCGAATTGCTGAAAGAGGGTCATGAAGTAAAAGTTTTAATTCGCAAATCGACTAATCCCAAAGGTTTGGAAGGACTGGATGTGGAAGTCGCCTACGGCGATATTTGCGACGGAGACTCCATGCGATCCGCGTTAAAGGGCTGCGACACCTTATATCAAACCGCGGCATTTTTCGCTCACTGGACACTCGATAAAAAATTACCGTACGAGGTAAATGTGGAAGGAACCAAAACTTCCATGAGAGCCGCTTTGGATGCGGGAGTTGAAAAAGTGATCTATACGAGCACCGGTAATACGATCGGCGCTCACGGAGAGATTCCGGCGAACGAGACTGCAGAGTTCAATCATTGGAAATCCGGAGATCATTATTCCATTTCGAAATACCTCGGCGAAGTGGAAGCTTTAAAGTTCGTTTCGATGGGGTTACCCATAGTTGTCGTGAATCCGACTCTCGTTATCGGCGCAGGAGATGTGAAGCCTACTACCTCCGGACAGATGATCATTGATGTCGTCCAGGGGGCTATGCCAGGATACATCGACGGTGGCACAAATGTGATTGATGTATCGGATGTCGCAAAAGGTCACCTGCTTGCGGCTAAGAAGGGTAGGGTTGGAGAACGGTACCTTCTCGGAAACGAAAATTTAACCTTATCCGAATATTTCGGGCTGATAGCTGAGATCGCAGGAGTCAAACCGCCTCGAATCAAAATTCCATATTACGTGGCCTTGGGCATGGGCTATATCTTCGAGTTAGGTGCAGCCATCACAAAAAAACATCCGATTGCAACCGCATCCGAAATAAGGATCGGAAAATCAAAGGAATTTTTCGATTGTTCCAAGGCGGTTCGTGAACTCGGGCTTCCTCAAACGTCCGTTAGAATTGCCATTCAGAATGCGATAGATTGGTTTAAGGAAAACGGATACTTAAAGAAATAG
- a CDS encoding xylulokinase codes for MKTQIHLSGNDNLILAVDLGTSGCKSAVCTLDGRILSWAFREVELVIIPGNGAEQKPSDWWNALLETSRTALNASGVDRSKVRGICCSTQGEVTVPVDEQGQELMNAVLWMDMRGAKHIRNHAGGPMAGYSPRKLWKWIRLTGGAPSLSGKDPAAHMLLIKNEFPEIYERTYKFLNALDYLNMKLTGKFVATPDSILTSWVTDNRDSNRVRYDSGLLALSGIDPKKFPEIVRCTDIIGGLLPEVASVLNLASGTPVVGGAIDTAAAAIGSGAVLDGEAHLYIGTSSWIAAHVPNKKTDIISSMASVPCAIPGKYLMTAMQTSAGANLSFLKDRILYHQDELLREEHVSDVYKILDRIAARTPAGSRGLLYMPWLYGERCPVDDPSLRGGMVNLSLEHSREDIIRAFLEGVAMNTRWMIKPVEKFLKKNLSSITIVGGGAASDVWCQIFADTLGTSVRQPEAPMQSNARGSAWIAGIGLGLLKFSDIPKLIRIKAEYRPDQKNKKAMDEMFGRFLQLHDALSPLYKSWNREKTSILYGKKYA; via the coding sequence ATGAAGACGCAGATACATTTATCCGGAAATGACAATTTAATCTTGGCCGTAGACCTAGGAACCTCGGGATGCAAGTCGGCGGTATGCACGCTGGACGGAAGAATTCTTTCCTGGGCGTTCCGAGAAGTGGAGTTAGTGATCATACCGGGTAACGGGGCCGAGCAAAAACCCTCGGATTGGTGGAATGCATTACTAGAAACATCGCGCACGGCGTTGAACGCCTCCGGAGTCGATCGAAGCAAGGTGAGGGGAATTTGCTGTTCGACTCAAGGAGAAGTGACTGTCCCCGTAGACGAGCAAGGACAGGAACTCATGAATGCCGTCCTTTGGATGGACATGAGAGGGGCAAAGCATATCCGAAATCATGCAGGCGGACCGATGGCCGGTTATTCTCCGCGAAAGCTCTGGAAATGGATTCGACTTACGGGAGGCGCGCCTTCCTTATCCGGAAAAGATCCGGCGGCTCACATGCTTCTCATCAAAAATGAATTTCCGGAAATTTACGAAAGAACCTATAAATTCCTAAATGCATTAGATTATTTGAATATGAAACTGACCGGAAAGTTTGTCGCCACACCGGATTCGATTCTTACGTCTTGGGTAACGGACAATCGAGATTCCAACCGGGTTCGCTATGATTCCGGTCTGCTTGCATTGAGCGGGATCGATCCGAAAAAATTTCCCGAGATCGTTCGATGCACCGATATCATCGGAGGCCTTCTGCCGGAGGTCGCTTCGGTTCTAAACCTTGCCTCGGGAACTCCCGTGGTCGGAGGAGCCATCGATACCGCCGCAGCCGCGATCGGATCCGGAGCGGTCCTCGACGGAGAGGCGCACCTCTATATCGGAACCTCGTCCTGGATAGCCGCTCATGTTCCGAATAAAAAAACGGATATCATTTCTTCCATGGCATCGGTGCCCTGCGCAATTCCGGGAAAATACCTAATGACCGCAATGCAAACCTCTGCAGGCGCTAACTTAAGTTTTCTGAAGGACAGGATTCTGTACCACCAGGATGAGCTCCTCCGAGAAGAGCATGTATCCGACGTATACAAGATCCTGGACCGCATCGCAGCCAGAACTCCCGCCGGAAGCCGAGGCCTTCTCTATATGCCATGGTTGTACGGAGAGAGATGTCCGGTGGACGATCCGTCTCTCCGGGGAGGCATGGTAAATCTTTCCTTGGAACATAGTAGGGAAGATATTATCCGAGCTTTCTTGGAAGGAGTGGCGATGAACACTCGTTGGATGATAAAGCCGGTAGAGAAATTCCTGAAGAAAAACCTCTCCTCCATCACCATCGTCGGAGGAGGAGCCGCATCCGACGTATGGTGCCAAATTTTCGCCGACACTCTCGGAACCTCGGTACGTCAACCCGAAGCTCCTATGCAATCGAATGCCAGGGGTTCGGCCTGGATCGCGGGGATAGGCCTGGGACTATTAAAATTTTCTGATATACCGAAATTGATCCGAATCAAAGCAGAATACCGACCGGATCAAAAAAATAAGAAGGCAATGGACGAAATGTTCGGCAGATTTCTGCAATTGCACGACGCCCTAAGTCCTCTATACAAAAGCTGGAACCGGGAAAAAACTTCTATACTGTACGGGAAAAAATACGCTTAA
- a CDS encoding MFS transporter has product MKQIDYNKPYRWIVLASYMTVIGVSQMIYLNFVSLMTEVQNLYGVSELLASTLTVCNPLLFTVVSMPAGAMTDRKGYRFTIRLGLLIMSVFACMRIYTGSFWLLLVCQIGNAIAQPFIMNGITKLAADWFAEEQRAVATGLGTAGMFAGLALGFSLPPHINQGFGLSGTMLVFAVITTVLSLIFFLVVKENHSTEPEEMAQLRSFTALSEVMHIVKDRSILIIVLMAFIAFGFFNGLTTWLEGILGQNGVGAMDVGNIGGVMILAGIIGSLVIPTISDLIKRRKPVLLFCGISGIVLILPLCLSSDLPLLYLYGGLIGFLFLPGFALLLVMSEEVAGPKRAGGAAAAVMLVGNAGGVIISVAMALLKSDTSGWRPAEYFLLGLLIMIFLLALFASESFRSEKVTIL; this is encoded by the coding sequence ATGAAGCAAATCGACTATAACAAGCCTTATCGATGGATCGTTCTCGCGTCCTACATGACGGTGATCGGAGTCAGCCAAATGATCTATTTGAATTTCGTTTCTCTGATGACGGAAGTTCAAAATCTGTACGGAGTTTCGGAATTGCTAGCCAGCACATTGACGGTCTGCAATCCTCTGCTGTTCACCGTTGTTTCCATGCCTGCCGGCGCGATGACCGATCGGAAAGGATACCGATTCACAATTCGACTCGGGCTCCTTATCATGTCCGTATTTGCGTGTATGAGGATCTATACGGGAAGTTTCTGGCTACTTCTCGTCTGCCAAATAGGAAACGCGATCGCGCAACCCTTTATCATGAACGGAATTACGAAATTAGCGGCCGACTGGTTTGCGGAAGAGCAAAGAGCCGTCGCAACCGGCCTAGGAACTGCCGGAATGTTTGCCGGCTTGGCTCTCGGGTTTTCCCTTCCGCCACATATTAATCAAGGCTTCGGCTTAAGCGGAACGATGCTAGTTTTTGCGGTCATCACGACCGTTCTAAGCCTGATTTTCTTTTTAGTCGTGAAAGAAAATCATAGTACGGAACCGGAAGAAATGGCCCAGCTTCGGTCTTTTACGGCTTTGTCGGAAGTCATGCATATCGTCAAAGATCGGTCTATCCTGATCATTGTTTTGATGGCGTTTATCGCTTTCGGATTCTTCAACGGTCTCACCACTTGGCTGGAAGGAATACTCGGACAAAACGGCGTCGGCGCGATGGACGTCGGAAATATCGGCGGGGTGATGATTCTTGCGGGTATTATCGGCTCGTTAGTAATCCCGACGATCTCCGATCTTATAAAAAGAAGAAAACCTGTGCTCCTCTTCTGCGGAATTTCAGGGATTGTATTGATTCTGCCTCTTTGTCTAAGTAGCGATCTTCCTTTACTTTATCTTTACGGCGGATTAATCGGTTTCTTGTTTTTACCGGGCTTCGCCCTACTCCTAGTAATGTCCGAAGAAGTCGCAGGACCGAAGAGAGCCGGCGGGGCAGCCGCTGCAGTGATGCTGGTCGGGAACGCGGGCGGGGTCATCATTTCCGTCGCCATGGCTCTTTTAAAAAGCGATACTAGCGGCTGGAGACCCGCCGAATACTTTCTCCTTGGATTATTAATTATGATCTTTCTACTAGCCCTCTTTGCCTCGGAGAGTTTTCGTTCGGAGAAAGTTACTATTTTATAA
- a CDS encoding TetR/AcrR family transcriptional regulator, protein MAGGDFKTSPQGRSRRAALVQALRELLREHPPESLTFAKICEHADIPRASAYHFFPNMGALYLGLRLVHAELVAERLSQVDTSQFESWQDYVYFLAAEAIAIVREDPAMMRVVYGVRNEETMHIGKELDSKIASLALRQVMDRFALPSWPDAARKVGIAVTLIDSVFRYSFREQGEITDEMVREAGRAAVAYLRCYLPEYVESRG, encoded by the coding sequence ATGGCTGGAGGAGATTTTAAAACGAGTCCGCAAGGTCGTAGCCGAAGAGCGGCTCTGGTTCAGGCTTTGAGAGAATTATTGCGAGAGCATCCGCCGGAGTCCCTTACGTTTGCGAAAATTTGCGAGCATGCCGACATTCCAAGGGCATCGGCCTATCACTTTTTTCCGAATATGGGTGCGCTCTATCTTGGCCTAAGGCTCGTTCACGCGGAACTTGTGGCGGAGAGGCTTTCCCAGGTTGATACGTCGCAATTCGAGAGCTGGCAGGATTACGTGTATTTTCTTGCTGCGGAAGCCATCGCTATCGTTAGGGAGGATCCTGCAATGATGCGCGTCGTTTATGGAGTTCGCAACGAAGAGACGATGCATATCGGCAAGGAACTGGATTCCAAAATTGCTAGCCTGGCTCTCCGACAAGTGATGGATCGTTTTGCACTTCCTTCCTGGCCCGACGCGGCCCGCAAGGTGGGAATTGCGGTGACCTTGATTGATTCCGTCTTTCGATATTCTTTCCGGGAGCAGGGCGAAATCACCGATGAAATGGTTCGCGAAGCAGGCCGAGCGGCAGTCGCTTACTTACGTTGTTATTTGCCCGAGTATGTGGAAAGCCGGGGTTGA
- a CDS encoding class II aldolase/adducin family protein — protein MKNLGFKAVRDSVVTASRKLADLGFFAGIGGNLAVRVDPELMAVTPSASDYYSMKNEDICIVRMKDLKLVEGDKQPTTESGMHAAFLTLRPDLQVSLHTHQPLASAVTLLGIDMPIEGAEARASLGASLRLVSYAPSGTIFLVNAFKKKVRKDTNGYLLRNHGIVCGAKSIEQAIENVLLAEKQSAHFLRSRIKNNAGVSGISPLVIRQALSIL, from the coding sequence ATGAAGAATTTAGGATTCAAAGCCGTGCGCGACTCGGTCGTAACCGCCTCCAGGAAGCTAGCCGATCTCGGTTTTTTTGCCGGGATCGGAGGAAACTTGGCCGTGCGGGTCGACCCCGAACTTATGGCCGTTACTCCGTCCGCTTCCGACTATTACAGCATGAAAAATGAGGATATATGCATCGTCCGAATGAAAGATTTGAAGTTAGTGGAAGGCGATAAGCAGCCTACCACCGAAAGCGGGATGCACGCGGCCTTTTTGACTCTCAGACCGGATTTGCAAGTAAGCTTACACACGCACCAACCCCTGGCCAGCGCGGTTACTTTACTCGGAATTGACATGCCTATCGAAGGTGCGGAAGCACGTGCAAGTCTTGGAGCATCTTTACGCCTCGTTTCCTATGCGCCTTCCGGAACTATATTTCTAGTCAACGCGTTCAAGAAAAAAGTACGAAAGGATACGAACGGTTACCTCTTACGAAACCACGGCATAGTTTGCGGGGCAAAATCCATAGAGCAGGCGATCGAGAATGTTCTGCTAGCGGAAAAACAATCCGCACACTTCCTCCGTTCTCGTATAAAAAATAACGCCGGTGTCTCGGGAATTTCCCCTCTCGTTATTCGGCAGGCACTTTCAATCCTATAG
- a CDS encoding aspartate aminotransferase family protein produces MNGVLDYFDQKCKQSRKIASAAEAVIPGGVQHNLAFNYPFPLAIDQAKGAHLRDVDGNKYIDFLQSGGPTLLGSNYEPVRKKVMDLLDECGPSTGLLHEYEVKLAEIICKNMPGIEMFRMLGSGTEAVMGAIRLARTYTGKRHVIKIGGGYHGWSDSMVYGMRIPGTGRREAAGIPKGATASTEESFPNDLGAIRRKLWLNRLRGGTAAVIVEPLGPESGTRPVHFEYNRQLREICDSFGTLLIFDEVVTGFRIGLGGAQGFFGVRPDLTVFGKCLTGGYPMAGGIGGRKEIMMLLAGGISATGKRAFVGGTLSANPLSCAAGYFSIQEMERTNAAVKAGRAGDRLCKGLQEIIDRMGLPYVAYNQGSIVHLQTSGVLLMSLRNPLKVLREAKERKHLMEEMGAAYSAHGMITLAGSRMYTSMADTDDIIDEALNRFESVFRLT; encoded by the coding sequence ATGAACGGGGTGTTGGATTACTTCGATCAAAAATGCAAGCAATCTAGAAAGATTGCATCGGCGGCGGAAGCGGTGATCCCGGGCGGAGTGCAGCATAATCTCGCATTCAATTATCCTTTTCCACTCGCGATAGACCAGGCAAAGGGTGCCCACCTGCGTGATGTCGACGGAAACAAATATATCGACTTCCTCCAATCAGGCGGCCCCACCCTTCTGGGATCCAATTACGAACCCGTTCGGAAAAAAGTTATGGACCTACTCGATGAGTGCGGTCCTAGCACGGGATTGTTACACGAATACGAGGTAAAACTTGCCGAGATAATCTGTAAGAATATGCCCGGAATTGAAATGTTCAGAATGCTAGGTTCCGGAACCGAAGCGGTCATGGGAGCGATCCGCCTTGCAAGGACCTATACGGGAAAGCGCCATGTTATCAAAATCGGAGGCGGTTACCACGGATGGAGCGATTCGATGGTATATGGGATGCGGATTCCCGGAACCGGTCGCCGCGAAGCGGCGGGAATTCCCAAAGGTGCGACGGCTTCTACCGAAGAAAGCTTCCCCAACGACCTAGGAGCAATTCGTCGAAAGCTCTGGTTAAATCGGCTGAGAGGAGGGACCGCTGCCGTGATCGTAGAACCTCTGGGCCCCGAGAGCGGAACACGTCCGGTTCATTTCGAATACAACCGACAATTGCGGGAGATCTGCGATTCATTCGGAACATTACTGATTTTTGATGAGGTAGTTACCGGTTTTCGGATCGGCTTAGGTGGAGCCCAAGGCTTCTTCGGCGTTCGACCGGACCTGACCGTCTTCGGAAAATGCCTGACAGGCGGGTATCCCATGGCCGGCGGAATCGGAGGACGTAAGGAAATCATGATGTTACTTGCCGGAGGAATCAGTGCGACCGGCAAACGAGCATTTGTCGGCGGCACTCTATCGGCCAACCCGTTATCCTGCGCTGCCGGTTATTTTTCCATACAGGAAATGGAGCGCACAAACGCCGCAGTCAAGGCCGGTCGGGCCGGTGATCGTCTTTGTAAAGGATTGCAAGAGATAATCGATCGAATGGGATTGCCATACGTCGCGTACAACCAAGGCTCTATCGTTCATCTACAAACTTCGGGAGTACTTCTCATGTCTCTTCGAAATCCATTGAAAGTTCTAAGAGAAGCCAAGGAGCGCAAACACCTCATGGAAGAGATGGGAGCCGCTTATTCCGCCCACGGCATGATCACATTAGCCGGAAGCAGAATGTACACCAGCATGGCGGATACGGATGATATCATCGACGAGGCTCTCAATAGATTCGAATCCGTCTTCCGGCTTACCTAA
- a CDS encoding class II aldolase/adducin family protein, translated as MKSVTAKKKSKREHESTDQKDLKNLWHRLETKGLLQTEDASLSFRLPGQQPPAFLLIDRKKGKGAEVNRFTVHDPAASINAVAVDSERSALIHFHASIYRHRSDIGAIACFQPIWGSLLKTLKDPLPLVFDEQCRQLGAPVVQMNRSSDGSAIADSVLLGGANAFLNRDGVVITSVTREKAIYNCELIEKCAKAFLLAYATGGKIRRIPWFVRWIAKNRLIKDERRAAASYALGQAPTGFTAY; from the coding sequence ATGAAATCCGTAACGGCAAAGAAAAAATCCAAACGAGAACACGAATCTACCGATCAGAAAGACTTAAAGAATTTATGGCATAGGTTGGAAACGAAGGGTCTCTTGCAAACCGAAGACGCAAGTCTATCGTTCCGGCTCCCCGGACAACAGCCTCCGGCCTTTCTACTCATCGATAGAAAAAAAGGGAAAGGAGCGGAGGTAAATCGATTCACCGTTCATGACCCGGCCGCGTCGATCAATGCTGTCGCTGTCGATTCGGAAAGATCAGCGTTGATTCACTTTCATGCAAGCATATACAGGCATAGGTCTGATATCGGAGCGATCGCCTGCTTTCAGCCTATTTGGGGATCGCTTCTAAAAACGCTCAAGGACCCGCTTCCCCTTGTTTTTGACGAGCAATGCCGTCAACTCGGTGCTCCCGTCGTTCAAATGAATCGATCTTCGGACGGTTCCGCCATCGCCGATTCGGTTTTACTCGGCGGAGCGAACGCTTTCCTGAATCGAGACGGTGTTGTGATAACAAGCGTAACCCGCGAGAAAGCGATCTATAACTGCGAGTTGATAGAAAAATGCGCCAAGGCATTCTTATTAGCTTACGCAACCGGCGGAAAGATTCGTCGCATCCCATGGTTCGTCCGTTGGATCGCAAAAAATCGACTCATAAAAGACGAGCGTAGAGCCGCAGCCTCCTATGCATTAGGCCAGGCCCCGACCGGTTTTACCGCATACTGA